TTGAAATTTTTTAATTTAGCTGCCTTAAGTGGGCTCCTTTTTCCAGACCTATGAAAATAGTGGGAGTTAAACCAAATATCGATAATCGTCATGGGCGTGTACTCACCCTGGTAACCAAGCAATGCATTTCCTAGAATTTTACTCTTATGAAACTCTCTCTTGGCATAAGACGTATATAGTTTAAGCAACTCGTCGCTAGAAGAATCGTGCAGCGCGTTAATAAAATATTCAAAACAGGATTTTTCACTTTTCAAAACGAAAAGTCTGAAGCGAAGTAGCAAACCTTCTAGTTCGCGTTCGTTTGGTAATGATCCTGTAATTCGAGGTAACCCCTGAATAGTTCGCTCAACACTTACTGAATGCGTACCCCATTTAATTTCTTGTCGGTATTCATTTAATCGAGTTGCGCAATCTCGATAAGCATCGAGCCGTTCCCAGAAATTCGATGTAGTCTGGCTGTTGAGATGAATTGCCGCAAAGTCGTATGCCATATTTATGCGCTAGCAGACGCAATTTGAATATGTTCAAGAAAATTCATAAAACTTTTCACTTACGTTGCGAGCCAAGCACTGCAGCAAAACTAGCAGTGGTTTTTTCACATCCCGTATGGCACATCCGAGCACCGTAAGGCTTTGGGTAAGCGCCTCGAAGAGGTTGCACACAGGAAGTGTGCAACTGGCCCACGCGGCAGGGACGACGCGTTGGGCCAGCGCCGGGAACCCAAAGCCGCGGAGCGCAGGACAATGTGCCATCCGGGCGGCTTTCTCTTTGGTTTCTTTCTCTTGGCCGGACAAGAGAAAGAAACCCGCCCGCGGTGCGGGGAACCGCAAGTAAATACGCGGGGGAAGCTCGCTCGACAAAAAACATAATCTCACCCCTCACCCTACCCCTCTCCCGCAAGGGGAGAGGGAACTAACTCAACATCTCCTCAATCGCCCGATTCGCCAGCTGATCGGCGCGCTCATTCTCCTCATGCCCACTATGCCCCTTGATCCACTTCCAGTGAATCTTGTGCTTGTGCGCCGCTTCGTCGAGGCGTTGCCATAAATCCTGGTTCTTCACCGGTTTCTTGTCCGCGGTTTTCCAGCCGCGGCGTTTCCAGTTCGCAAGCCATTCGGTGATGCCTTTTTTCACGTACTGGGAGTCGGTCGTGAGCGTGATCTCGCACGGGCGCTTGAGGGCTTCGAGTGCACAGATGGCCGCCATAAGCTCCATGCGGTTGTTGGTAGTCTCGCGCTCGGCGCCGTAGAGTTCTTTTTCGTGGTCGTCCTTGAACAGGATCGCGCCCCAGCCCCCGGGTCCGGGATTGCCGCGACAGGCACCGTCAGTGAAGATCGTGACTTTATCCACGATGACCACTCACCGCAAAGACGCGAAGGACGCAAAGAAAAGCATTTTTAAATTTCAAGAACTCTTTGCGCTCTTTGCGCCTTTGCGGTGAAAATTTATAAAAAGCATTTATTGCTTGCGGAACGGCAGGATCATCCCGCGCGCGGTGGATTGCGCCGCGCTCGCCGCGACGGCGCGTTTGGTTTTCCAACTGACTGGCAGCGGGGTCACGCCGACGACGCGTTTCTTCGCCACCACCAGATACGCCCCCGCCATCATCGGCCACCAGCGGTCGCCCATCTTGTCGAGGAAGTGCAGGCGCTGCATGAAACCTTCATTGCGCAGCGGCGGACGGTAATAGAGCATGGTGCCGTGCGTTGTTTCGAAATCGAGCAGCGCCAGCCAGTCCTTGATGCGTGACAGGCGCAAGAATTTCCCGCACCACGGGGCGGCGCGCGGCCGGCGCGCGACGAGGCGACGGAATCCCCACAGACTCATGGGATTGAATCCCAGGATCACCACATGCCCTTCCGGGCGCAGCACGCGATCGACCTCGCGCAGGACCTGGTGCGGATCGTCGCAGAAATCGAGCGTGTGCGGCAGGATCATGACGTCGGTGCTTCGGGTGTCGAGCGGGAGTTCTTCCGGAACACTGCGCACCCGGCATTTGCCGGGGCCATCGTGGTCGTCGAGCATGATGCGCGTGGGGGCGATGCAGGAATCCATGAGGTCGAGCTCGCCGATGCGCCCGAGCTGGGCCGCCACGGTGCCGTAAAGATTCGGCAACACGGCGCGCAAGTGGTGCGCCTCGTGCGCCTGCAGCGACCGCCCGAGCGGCGAATCGAACCACTGGCTCAGTTGCTGTCGCCTCATGGAACAGGAATCACGATCACTCATTGACGTCTTCCCGGTATCAACTCAAACTGAATGCATGACTGAAGTTTTACACGCCCACGCCTTCGAGGACAACTATATCTGGCTGATCCGCGGGAAATCGCCGGGCCATGTGGCCATCATCGACCCCGGCGACGCCGATCCGGTGCTGGCCGCTCTGGAAAAGCAGCATCTGAAGCCGGCCGCTATCCTGTGCACCCATCATCACGGCGACCACGTGGGCGGCGTGGCGGACATTCTTAAAGAATACTCCATCCCGGTGTACGGCCCGGCGCGCGAGCGCATTTCCACGCTCACACATCGGCTCAAGGATAACGATCATATTAAGCTTGCCGAACTCGATCTGGAATTCGACGTCCTCGACGTGCCGGGCCATACCGCCGGACACATCGCCTTCTTTGGCGGCGGCATGCTGTTCTGCGGCGATACCCTGTTCTCCGCCGGGTGCGGGCGGCTGTTCGAGGGTACCGCCGAGCAGATGCATGCCTCGCTGTCCCGCTTCGCGGCGCTGCCCGAGGCTACCCGAGTGTACTGCGGGCATGAATACACCGAGGCCAATCTGCGCTTCGCCCTCGCAGTCGAGCCAAACAATGTCGACAGTCTCGCTTATCGCGAACGGGCGCAGACACAACGCAAGCTGCAGCTCCCCACCTTACCTTCCACCATTGGCCTGGAGCGGCGCGTAAACCCGTTTTTACGCTCCGGACAGCCCGGGGTGCGGCAGTCCGCGGAGAAACAGGCTGGCCGTAGCCTCGTTTCCGAGGTGGAGGTGTTCGCGGTGCTGCGCCGATGGAAGGACAGTTTCAGGGGATAAGCGGCGGGCATTGTTTCAGACAAAGGTACCGATTCCGATTACTCTCGCACTGGACAAATGCCGATATTCGCATTTACTTAAACTTTGTAGTTCAACGGGTTGACGCTCATTTCTCCAACAAATACTATTGCCCCATATGGATTGTAAAAGAATTAAGAATCAGGTCCTGTCCGTTGTTTTCCTCCTGGCCGCCGCCGGGTGCGCGACAACCTCCCCGGAGACCGACCAGACCGCCAAGGATTCGGCGTCGACACCGGCTGCTCCGTTCGTTTCCAAGGAAGATTCCCCCGCGCCGGTCGCAACGGTAAAACCCAGAGCAGAAAACACCAGGCCCGTTGCCACGTTCGATGATGGAGCGGCTTCGGCCAACCATTCAGATATCTGGAGCCGGATTCGCGCCGGATTTTCCATCAAGCCGCTCGACAGCCCGCTGGTGGAACGCGAAGCGCGCTGGTTCGCCAACAATCCCGAATACATGCAACGCATGATGGAGCGCGCCAGCCTCTATCTCTATTACATCGTCGAGGAAGTGGAGAAACGCGGCATGCCGATGGAAATCGCCTTGCTGCCCGCCGTCGAGAGCGCCTATAAGGCGAATGCCTACTCGCGCGCCCGTGCCTCGGGTCTGTGGCAGTTCATGCCAGCCACCGGCCGGCTGTATGGCCTGAAGGCCAACTGGTGGTACGACGGCCGGCGCGACGTGCAGGCCTCCACGCAGGCGGCTCTGAATTATCTCGAGAAACTCTACAACGATTTTGACGGCGACTGGCATCTGGCGCTGGCGGCGTATAACGCCGGCGAGGGCAAGGTCGGGCGCATGATTAAATACAACGAGCGCAAGGGAAAATCCACGGACTACCAATACCTCAAGCTCAAGCGCGAAACCCAGCACTACGTGCCCAAGCTCATGGCCATGGCCAGCATCGTGGCGGACCCCGACAAATATGGCGTCAAACTGGCCGATATCCCCAACGAGCCCTATTTCACGCGTGTCGAAACCGGCTCGCAGGTGGATCTCGGCGTGGTCGCCAAGCTGGTCGATCTGCCGGTGAGCGATCTGCATTTGATCAATCCCGGCTTCACCCGTTGGGCCACCCATCCCGACGGCCCGCATTACCTGCTGGTGCCGGCCGACAAGAAAGAAGCCCTGCTTGAGGGGCTGAGCAATATGCCGGAAGAAGAAAGAATCCAGTGGCAGCACCACGCCGTCAAGCGCGGCGAAACACTGTCCGAGATCGGCCGGCGTTACGCGCTCGACGCTGAGACGCTTCGCACCGCCAATAACCTGCGCAGCAATCTGCTGCGCGTCGGTCAAGACCTGCTGATCCCGATATCCGCCCGTCCGCTCACGGTGGCGGCGGTGCGCACCACCTATCGCTCAACCGAAGCGCACACGGCCAAGCGCGGCGAGAACATCGTTCATCGCGTGCGCCGGGGCGATACCCTGTCGAGTATCGCGCGGCGCTACAACGTGCTGGTGAACCAATTGATCAAATGGAATTTCATCAAAGCCAACGACATCCTGCGTCTGGGCCAGAAACTTAAAATCTGGCCTAACGGCTCACCCACGGCTGCGATCGAGACTCCTGTCCCGAACGGTTAGCCGTTCTTTCCGGTTTTAATTCTTTTTTTCCGTGGTAAATAGATGGCAGTGCGCTTCGTGCGCACCGCCGAACATCGTCGTTGCGGGATACTCCCGGCGGCAGATGTCCATCGCCTGCGGGCAACGCGGATGGAAATGACAGCCTGAGGGCGGATGGCTGGGTGAGGGCATGTCGCCCTGCAAGCGGATGATGGTGCGTTTCTCGCGCGGATCGATCACCGGCACCGCCGACAACAGCGCTTCGGTGTAAGGATGTTTGGGGGTGGAAAGCACCGCATCCACCGGTCCGCGCTCCACGATACGGCCGAGATACATGACCGCCACTTCGTGCGCCAGATATTCCACCACCGACAAATTGTGCGTGATGAAGAGGTAGCTCAGCCCCAGCTCGTCCTGCAGGCGCTTGAGCAGGTTCAGCACCTGCGCCTGCACCGACACGTCGAGGGCGCTGGTGGGCTCGTCGCACACGATCAATTCCGGCTCCACGGCCAATGCCCGAGCAATGCTGATACGCTGGCGCTGACCGCCAGAGAACTCATGCGGATAGCGGCTACGCGCATCCACCGGCAGGCCCACCTGCTGCAACAAGTCCGTTACCCGCGCCAGACGCTCCGTACCGGCAGTACCAATCCGCTGGGCGCGCATGCCTTCCTCCAGGATCTCGCCCACCAGCATGCGCGGATTGAGCGAGGCATAGGGGTCTTGAAAAATAATCTGGAAGTGGCGCCGCAAGGCGCGCAATTCCTCGCCTTTCAGTTGCGTCAGCTCGCGCTTGTTATACAAAACCTGCCCGCCCGTGGGCGGAACCAGCTGGAGGATGCCCTTGCCGACGGTGGTCTTGCCGCAGCCGGATTCCCCCACCAGCGCCAGCGTGCGCCCACGCGCGATATCGAGCGACACCCCATCGACCGCCTTCACGTGCCCCACCACACGCTGGAACACACCTTTATGGATCGGGAAATGCACTTTGAGGTCACGTACCTGCAATAGCGCCTCACCGGCCTTGTGTGTCGCTGACGGCGGGGTTTTGCGAGCTTTCCGGCGTGGCGATCGCGGCGCGGCAGGCGCTGAAATCGACTCATCATACAAGTGACACCGAACACCTCGCTCATCCTGATCGATCCAGCCCGGCAACTTCTTGTGGCACAAATCCCAGACACGGTCACAACGCTCGGCGAAGCGACAACCGCGGAATTCCTGCATCAGCGACGGCACACTGCCACTGATCACATCGAGCGCGGCGCCACGCTGCAGGCGGCCCGGCACGGAACGGAATAACTTGCGTGAATAGGGATGCTGCGGATCAGAGAAGAATTTTTTACGCGGCGCAAGTTCAACGATTTGTCCTGCGTACATTACCGCCACCCGGTCCGCCATCTCGGCCACTACCCCGAGATCATGGGTAATGAGCAGCATGGCCATGCCGGTCTTTTGCTGGATGTCCTTGAGCAAGGCCAGAATCTGCGCCTGAATCGTGACATCGAGCGCCGTGGTCGGCTCATCGGCGATCAACAAGTCGGGCTCGGTTGCCAGCGCCATGGCAATCATGACGCGTTGTTTCATGCCGCCGGAAAGTTGAAAGGGATACTCATCGTAACGCCGCGCGGCATCGGCAATGCCAACGGCCTGCAGCAGTTCGGCGACGCGTGTGCGCGTCTCGCGCCGGGTAAGTTTACCCACCTCCGGAATCGCCTCACTGATCTGCTCACCGATGGTCAGCACCGGGTTGAGCGAAGTCTGCGGCTCCTGGAAGATCATGGCCATACGCTTGCCGCGGATAGCGCGCATTTCCCGCTCAGGCAGTGCCAGCACGTCCTGATCTCGCAACAGCGCGCGACCGGAAACAATGCGCCCCGCCGGTTCCGGCACCAGTTGCAACAGCGACAACGCGGAGATGGACTTGCCGCAGCCGGATTCTCCGAGCAAGGCCAGTGTCTCGCCGGGAGCGATATCGAAATCGATCCCATCCACCGCGCGTACCGTGCCCTCGGGCGTATCGAACCAGGTTTTGAGGTTCTCGACCTTGAGCAAGATTTTAGTCATAAGGCGTTTAACCACGGGGCGCACGGGGAAAGATAGGAATTACATGCAATCCTTTGAAAACCCCCGTGTTCCCCGTGGTTCCCTTTCATTTTCTTAATCTCGGGTCAAACGCATCCCGCACGGCATCGGAAAACAGATTGGCCGCCAGCACCAATCCAAACATGAATACGAACGCCGAAACCAGACTCCACCACACCAGAGGCTCACGCGCCATTTCAAGGCGCGCGCTCACGATCATGTTGCCCCAGCTGTCCATCGTCGGGTCCACACCGACACCCACGTACGACAGCACCGCCTCGGCCAGCACCAGCCCGCTGAAATCCAGCACCACCGCGATGAGAATAATATGCATGACGTTGGGCAATATATGGCGTGACATGACTGACAGGTGGCTCGCTCCCAGGGCGCGCGAAGCCTGGATGTAGTCCACTTCACGCAGTTTGAGCGTTTCGCCACGCAGCAACCGGCACAGACTGGTCCAGCTGGTGACGCCGAGGATCAGGCACAAAAACAGCAGTCGGATGTCCGCACGCTCTGTGGCACTGGTGAATGATTCGGGATGGATCGCGATATACGCTTGCAGGCTCAGGATCGCGGCAGCGATCAGGAGCACGCCAGGGATCGAGCTCAGGGTGGTATAGACATACTGGATAACATCATCCACCCAGCCACGAAAATACCCGGCCATGATGCCGAATAGCACGGCGAACGGCAGCATGACCAGCGTA
The sequence above is a segment of the Sulfuricaulis sp. genome. Coding sequences within it:
- the gloB gene encoding hydroxyacylglutathione hydrolase — encoded protein: MTEVLHAHAFEDNYIWLIRGKSPGHVAIIDPGDADPVLAALEKQHLKPAAILCTHHHGDHVGGVADILKEYSIPVYGPARERISTLTHRLKDNDHIKLAELDLEFDVLDVPGHTAGHIAFFGGGMLFCGDTLFSAGCGRLFEGTAEQMHASLSRFAALPEATRVYCGHEYTEANLRFALAVEPNNVDSLAYRERAQTQRKLQLPTLPSTIGLERRVNPFLRSGQPGVRQSAEKQAGRSLVSEVEVFAVLRRWKDSFRG
- a CDS encoding class I SAM-dependent methyltransferase, whose protein sequence is MRRQQLSQWFDSPLGRSLQAHEAHHLRAVLPNLYGTVAAQLGRIGELDLMDSCIAPTRIMLDDHDGPGKCRVRSVPEELPLDTRSTDVMILPHTLDFCDDPHQVLREVDRVLRPEGHVVILGFNPMSLWGFRRLVARRPRAAPWCGKFLRLSRIKDWLALLDFETTHGTMLYYRPPLRNEGFMQRLHFLDKMGDRWWPMMAGAYLVVAKKRVVGVTPLPVSWKTKRAVAASAAQSTARGMILPFRKQ
- a CDS encoding ABC transporter ATP-binding protein produces the protein MTKILLKVENLKTWFDTPEGTVRAVDGIDFDIAPGETLALLGESGCGKSISALSLLQLVPEPAGRIVSGRALLRDQDVLALPEREMRAIRGKRMAMIFQEPQTSLNPVLTIGEQISEAIPEVGKLTRRETRTRVAELLQAVGIADAARRYDEYPFQLSGGMKQRVMIAMALATEPDLLIADEPTTALDVTIQAQILALLKDIQQKTGMAMLLITHDLGVVAEMADRVAVMYAGQIVELAPRKKFFSDPQHPYSRKLFRSVPGRLQRGAALDVISGSVPSLMQEFRGCRFAERCDRVWDLCHKKLPGWIDQDERGVRCHLYDESISAPAAPRSPRRKARKTPPSATHKAGEALLQVRDLKVHFPIHKGVFQRVVGHVKAVDGVSLDIARGRTLALVGESGCGKTTVGKGILQLVPPTGGQVLYNKRELTQLKGEELRALRRHFQIIFQDPYASLNPRMLVGEILEEGMRAQRIGTAGTERLARVTDLLQQVGLPVDARSRYPHEFSGGQRQRISIARALAVEPELIVCDEPTSALDVSVQAQVLNLLKRLQDELGLSYLFITHNLSVVEYLAHEVAVMYLGRIVERGPVDAVLSTPKHPYTEALLSAVPVIDPREKRTIIRLQGDMPSPSHPPSGCHFHPRCPQAMDICRREYPATTMFGGAHEAHCHLFTTEKKN
- the rnhA gene encoding ribonuclease HI translates to MDKVTIFTDGACRGNPGPGGWGAILFKDDHEKELYGAERETTNNRMELMAAICALEALKRPCEITLTTDSQYVKKGITEWLANWKRRGWKTADKKPVKNQDLWQRLDEAAHKHKIHWKWIKGHSGHEENERADQLANRAIEEMLS
- a CDS encoding transglycosylase SLT domain-containing protein — translated: MDCKRIKNQVLSVVFLLAAAGCATTSPETDQTAKDSASTPAAPFVSKEDSPAPVATVKPRAENTRPVATFDDGAASANHSDIWSRIRAGFSIKPLDSPLVEREARWFANNPEYMQRMMERASLYLYYIVEEVEKRGMPMEIALLPAVESAYKANAYSRARASGLWQFMPATGRLYGLKANWWYDGRRDVQASTQAALNYLEKLYNDFDGDWHLALAAYNAGEGKVGRMIKYNERKGKSTDYQYLKLKRETQHYVPKLMAMASIVADPDKYGVKLADIPNEPYFTRVETGSQVDLGVVAKLVDLPVSDLHLINPGFTRWATHPDGPHYLLVPADKKEALLEGLSNMPEEERIQWQHHAVKRGETLSEIGRRYALDAETLRTANNLRSNLLRVGQDLLIPISARPLTVAAVRTTYRSTEAHTAKRGENIVHRVRRGDTLSSIARRYNVLVNQLIKWNFIKANDILRLGQKLKIWPNGSPTAAIETPVPNG